A genomic window from Mycetohabitans rhizoxinica HKI 454 includes:
- a CDS encoding TetR/AcrR family transcriptional regulator, translating to MSMFRARPRPRTRLTREQSREQTRQRLMDAAQTLFIKKGFDASSVEDVAAAAGYTRGAFYSNFKDKAELLLAVLERNHGDIQQKLQRIFDLQSSAQDIEARILTYYSTLYRENKCFLVWMQARLLATRDAKFRARLNALSQQTRSDIAHFIDALCARRRIRSVVSAAQLALGLVALCDGIQFFHASDPHVTDEMTEKVLAAFFSAAVFGHRAAGPR from the coding sequence ATGTCGATGTTTCGTGCCCGCCCCCGCCCCCGTACCCGGCTCACGCGAGAGCAAAGCCGAGAGCAGACGCGTCAGCGTCTGATGGATGCTGCGCAGACGCTTTTTATAAAGAAAGGATTCGACGCGTCCAGCGTCGAGGACGTCGCCGCGGCAGCCGGCTACACGCGTGGGGCGTTCTATTCGAACTTCAAGGACAAGGCGGAGTTGCTGCTGGCGGTGCTGGAGCGCAATCACGGCGATATTCAGCAAAAGTTGCAGCGCATTTTCGATCTGCAGAGTAGCGCGCAGGACATCGAGGCGCGGATCTTGACGTACTATAGTACGCTGTACCGCGAGAACAAGTGTTTCCTGGTGTGGATGCAGGCGCGGTTGCTGGCCACGCGTGACGCGAAGTTTCGCGCGCGACTCAATGCGCTGTCGCAGCAGACCCGCTCGGACATCGCGCACTTCATCGATGCACTCTGCGCGCGCCGGCGCATCAGGTCGGTCGTGTCGGCCGCGCAACTCGCGCTTGGCCTGGTGGCGCTGTGCGACGGCATCCAGTTCTTCCACGCGTCGGATCCGCACGTGACCGACGAAATGACAGAGAAGGTGCTGGCGGCGTTCTTCAGCGCGGCGGTGTTCGGTCATCGGGCGGCAGGGCCCCGCTGA
- a CDS encoding DUF2795 domain-containing protein, producing MSTTDPIDQQISQTLRNVRYPATRDTLVAAACSAGASNDVLLALQALPERDYPDPQSVARWIGSAAGPGLSA from the coding sequence ATGAGCACCACCGACCCAATCGACCAACAAATCAGCCAGACGCTGCGCAACGTGCGCTACCCGGCCACGCGGGATACGCTGGTGGCTGCTGCCTGCTCGGCGGGTGCCAGCAACGACGTATTGCTCGCGCTGCAGGCGCTGCCCGAGCGTGACTACCCGGATCCGCAGTCGGTCGCGCGCTGGATCGGCAGTGCCGCGGGCCCCGGCCTATCCGCCTAG
- a CDS encoding C45 family autoproteolytic acyltransferase/hydolase, giving the protein MSEQSIPTLRRDQAGWIFVHIEGAPYERGLQHGQLLAREISSAIRTAQYLAKWDTGEEFDTFVNAAIDQFTDRVDDEFTAEMRGIADGAQMPYELVLAWNGYMDLLQSWWPTHVSQTRPQLAGKPWRGRLGHHCSAFIATGSATRDGRIVMAHNSWDRYAVGDAFNVIFDIVPEQGNRILMQGLPGCISSLTDFWITSAGLMVTETTISNFVGYNTSGSPEFYRSRKATQYADSIGSWCERFATDNNGGYANSWLLGDTKTGEIARYELGLHYSGFEVTKDGFYSGFNTANDLKIRNQECVSEGDDYNDVRRNGARRLRWMQLMEKHHGRIDVELAKEIIADHYDVYLDRDDHPSSRTLCGHLELDDARFGGATQGPFNPWGANDGKVVDSDMAVRLELWARWGHPCGRPFDAQAFMRRHPQWNWLNGYMRDRASQPWTLFDAVR; this is encoded by the coding sequence ATGTCCGAACAATCGATTCCTACACTGCGGCGCGACCAGGCCGGCTGGATCTTCGTGCATATCGAGGGCGCGCCGTACGAGCGCGGCCTGCAGCACGGCCAATTACTCGCCCGCGAGATCAGCAGCGCGATCCGCACCGCGCAATACCTGGCCAAGTGGGACACTGGCGAGGAGTTCGACACCTTTGTGAACGCTGCAATCGATCAGTTCACCGACCGTGTCGATGACGAGTTCACCGCCGAGATGCGCGGCATTGCCGATGGCGCGCAGATGCCCTACGAACTGGTGCTCGCCTGGAACGGCTACATGGACCTGCTGCAAAGCTGGTGGCCCACGCATGTCAGCCAAACACGGCCACAGCTTGCCGGCAAGCCATGGCGCGGGCGCCTCGGCCATCACTGCAGTGCGTTCATTGCAACCGGCAGCGCCACGCGCGATGGTCGCATCGTGATGGCGCACAACTCGTGGGACCGCTATGCGGTTGGCGATGCGTTCAACGTGATCTTCGATATCGTGCCCGAGCAGGGCAACCGGATCCTAATGCAGGGGCTGCCCGGCTGCATCTCCAGCCTGACGGACTTCTGGATCACGTCGGCGGGCCTAATGGTGACCGAGACGACGATCTCCAATTTTGTCGGCTACAACACCTCCGGCTCGCCGGAATTCTACCGCTCGCGCAAGGCGACTCAGTACGCGGATAGCATCGGCTCGTGGTGCGAGCGCTTCGCGACCGACAACAACGGCGGCTACGCGAACAGTTGGCTGCTTGGCGACACCAAAACCGGCGAAATCGCGCGCTATGAACTCGGGCTGCATTATTCCGGGTTCGAGGTCACCAAGGATGGCTTTTACAGCGGCTTCAACACGGCCAATGACCTGAAGATTCGCAACCAGGAATGCGTCAGCGAGGGGGACGACTACAACGACGTGCGGCGCAATGGTGCGCGCCGACTGCGCTGGATGCAACTGATGGAAAAGCACCACGGCCGGATCGATGTTGAACTGGCCAAAGAAATCATCGCCGACCATTACGATGTGTACCTCGACCGCGATGATCATCCGAGTTCGCGCACCCTCTGCGGCCATCTGGAACTGGACGACGCACGCTTTGGCGGCGCCACTCAGGGTCCGTTCAATCCGTGGGGGGCCAACGACGGCAAGGTGGTCGACAGCGACATGGCGGTGCGGCTCGAATTGTGGGCCCGCTGGGGTCACCCATGCGGCCGGCCGTTCGACGCACAAGCGTTTATGCGCCGCCATCCACAGTGGAATTGGCTCAACGGTTACATGCGCGATCGCGCGTCCCAGCCGTGGACGCTGTTCGACGCGGTCCGTTGA
- a CDS encoding ClcB-like voltage-gated chloride channel protein: MTHRHRAVLAFLLRLRTRAQRLFKLSDKHTMLLWATLAGLVGAAATLVFRLGIDWLESLIDPNASGLVQIARDLPWYARLALPSAGGAVAGMLLLAARRNDDGKGHADYMEAMTIGEGVVPVRQSLWRSGSSLVTIVSGGSIGREGSMVQLAALSASLLGRLVHVDPERLRLLVACGAAAGITSAYSAPIAGALFVTEIVLGSIAMESFGPIIVSSVVANVTMRALSGYQAPYEMPPFPAISGLEVLWFVGLGILCGMLAPAFLLLLSASRRLFGRWIAPLPWRLALGGALVGALSIQAPQVWGNGYSVVNAILHQPWTWQALVAVLVLKVAATCATAGSGAVGGIFTPTLFVGAALGAIYGLAAHAHLPLATSAPLAYAIVGMGAFLAAATHAPLMAILMIFEMTLSYQVVLPLMLASVIAYFIARALAETSMYEVTLRRNRERRERLRLKATQMRELVRPADTVLGLDASVADMTRVFLEYPVKYIYIVDAAGWFQGVVALKDITSDLLDKHGPRERRARDYLRRDFAALTPDMPLAAALQHFLAFQGERLPVVASTQAPKLLGVVYKTALLQAYFQMNASD; this comes from the coding sequence TTGACCCATCGTCACCGCGCCGTACTGGCCTTCTTGCTCAGGCTGCGCACCCGTGCGCAACGCCTGTTCAAGCTGTCCGACAAGCATACGATGCTGCTGTGGGCTACCCTCGCCGGCTTGGTCGGCGCAGCCGCGACCCTCGTGTTCCGCCTCGGCATCGACTGGCTGGAATCGCTCATCGACCCCAATGCGAGCGGATTGGTGCAGATCGCGCGCGACTTGCCGTGGTACGCGCGGCTCGCGCTGCCCAGCGCTGGAGGCGCCGTGGCCGGCATGCTACTGCTGGCGGCCCGGCGCAACGACGATGGCAAGGGCCATGCCGACTATATGGAAGCGATGACCATCGGCGAAGGGGTGGTACCCGTGCGACAAAGCCTGTGGCGCAGCGGCTCGTCGCTAGTCACGATCGTCTCCGGTGGCTCGATCGGCCGCGAGGGCTCGATGGTGCAGCTTGCCGCGCTCAGCGCGTCGCTGCTCGGCCGCCTCGTGCATGTCGACCCCGAACGTCTGCGCTTGCTGGTAGCGTGCGGCGCCGCGGCCGGCATCACGTCCGCGTACAGCGCCCCGATCGCCGGCGCGCTGTTCGTCACCGAAATCGTGCTGGGCTCGATCGCGATGGAGAGCTTCGGGCCGATCATCGTGTCATCCGTGGTCGCCAATGTCACGATGCGTGCATTGTCCGGCTACCAAGCGCCCTACGAGATGCCGCCCTTTCCGGCCATCTCCGGCCTCGAAGTGCTGTGGTTCGTCGGGCTCGGCATCCTGTGCGGGATGCTCGCGCCGGCGTTCCTGCTTTTGCTGAGCGCATCGCGCAGGCTGTTCGGCCGATGGATAGCGCCCCTGCCCTGGCGGCTCGCGCTGGGCGGCGCGTTAGTGGGTGCCTTGTCGATCCAGGCACCGCAAGTGTGGGGCAATGGCTATAGCGTGGTGAACGCCATCCTGCACCAGCCGTGGACCTGGCAAGCGCTCGTTGCAGTGCTGGTGCTCAAGGTGGCGGCGACCTGCGCGACAGCCGGCTCAGGCGCGGTCGGCGGTATTTTCACGCCAACGCTGTTCGTCGGCGCGGCGCTCGGTGCGATTTACGGACTCGCGGCCCATGCGCACTTGCCGCTCGCCACGTCGGCGCCACTCGCGTATGCGATCGTCGGGATGGGCGCTTTCCTCGCGGCAGCGACCCATGCGCCATTGATGGCGATCCTGATGATCTTCGAGATGACGCTCAGCTACCAGGTCGTGCTGCCGTTGATGCTAGCCAGCGTGATCGCCTATTTCATCGCGCGGGCCCTGGCCGAGACCTCCATGTACGAGGTCACGCTGCGGCGCAACCGCGAACGTCGTGAACGGCTGCGCCTGAAGGCCACGCAGATGCGCGAACTGGTGCGCCCGGCCGACACTGTCCTTGGCCTGGACGCGAGCGTGGCGGACATGACGCGTGTCTTTCTCGAGTATCCGGTCAAGTACATCTATATCGTCGACGCCGCCGGCTGGTTCCAGGGCGTGGTCGCGTTAAAGGACATCACCTCCGACCTGCTCGACAAGCACGGTCCGCGCGAGCGCCGCGCGCGCGACTACCTGCGCCGAGATTTCGCCGCGCTGACACCGGACATGCCGCTTGCCGCCGCGTTGCAGCACTTTCTCGCTTTCCAAGGCGAGCGGCTACCTGTCGTCGCATCGACGCAGGCGCCTAAATTGCTAGGCGTAGTCTACAAAACCGCGCTGCTGCAGGCATACTTCCAGATGAATGCCAGCGACTGA